ATGGACATTTCAGGAAGCTCAAAACTTTGAGAAGCGCTCCAGTCCATTTTGCTGATTGCATAAGCCAGCATTCCTCCGATAGTGAGTACGAAAAATGCCGCGATCGAGTAAATAATCCGGTGGTCCACTTTTGTTTTTAAAGTGGATGGATGTGGCCCGGCGAGCACCTGTTCCATCACACGGTTCTTAAAACCCATTCCCGGTTCATCCAATTCAACAGACTTTAGTTGCTGATGCAAGGAGAGTAACTCATCATATTTTCTCCTGATAGTTGTATCTGATTGCAACAACTGGCTGATGGTGTTGCGCTCTTCCGGCGAACAAAGGCCATCAATGTAATCCCACAAACGATCTTCCATGTTCATCATCTTACCAGATCTTTTACTTCATGTTTTAAAATCAATTCCAGCTTGCCGCGCAGCCGTTGCCTGGCGCGATGCAATTTAACTTTAACGGTATTCGCTTCATAACCGGTGGCCGTTGCAATTTCTTCCAGCGATTGTTCGCCCTTGTAAAACAAAGTTATGATAACGGCATCATCCGGCAATAACATGTCAATAGCCTTTTCAAGGTATTCAGATCTTGATTTTTCTTCCACCAGATTTGCTTTCATATCCGATGCCGTGTCTTCCACCTGTAAATAAGTTGTTTCATCATCAATCGAACTTACCTCCAGTTTCTTCTTCCTCAAAAAAGTCATGGAAGTATGGTACACAATGCCATACAACCAGGTTGTAAACTTCGAAGTCCGCTGAAATGCTGCCAATGAACGGTACGCTTTTACAAAACAATCCTGCGCTATTTCTTCCGCGTCTTCACGGCTTTTTGTAAAACGCAGGGCCAATGAAAAAACATAGCGCTGATGACGGCTCACCAATTCAGAAAACGCCGCTGCCGTTCCCGACAGCACCTCGTCTATAAGCTCTAAATCGGTTTGGTTATCTCTCATGAGCTAACGATTAGACTACACATGCACCTCACAGGTTACACCTCGAATCAGAATAATCCTAAAAGCATTTAATATTTGAAGATAAGCAATTACCAGAGAGCATGGTAAAACCCGGAGATTAATTTTGCGGCGCTCGTGCTCCTATATATAAAGAGCAATTCCCCTGGAAATGATTTTTTTTCAAAACAGGTGTAACCTCATTTGAAAACAGGTAGTCGTATGTGGTATTACAAACGTAAACAACTTCTTTTAACCTTAAATCAATTTAATCATGGATCCGGTAATGATTCCCATTTTAATTCCGCTTGGCGCTTTCGCAATGATCTTTGGGCTTCGCTATTTTGACAACAAAGAGCGCATGTCGATGATAGAAAAAGGTATGGATCCGGGCCTTCGCCGCAGAAAGCCTGTAAGTCCGCTGGCCTCACTTAAATGGGGACTGGTATTATTAGGTGTTGGCCTCGGATTAGTAATCGCATACTGGCTTACTTCCTATGTGCTTCACACCATGCAAGGCGAAGCAGTACCCATCTACTTCGGTTCGATCTCCATCTTCGGAGGCCTGGGATTAATTACGAGTTACTTCTTCGAAAAGAAAGAACCTCAGGATAGGTAACAAAACATTCATTCCAACAGATTACTGCAAAACAGTTTGGGTCAAATGGCCTGAACTTTTTGCATTATTAATCCATTTAACTGCAGCTGTTATCTGACAGATGTCCTGCTTTTTCAATAGTTTTAGTACAATTAGTACAAATTGAATGGAATTGAAGAACTGGTTTTTTGCATTGCTTACATTTCTTATCGTTCAGAATACCTGTGCGCAAACCACTGTATTAACGCAGTTCACCGGAATTCAGCAAGACGCAACTATTCAATTGTCTTTTACTATTAAAGGTGGAAATACCTGTCTTGGAACTGAAATTCAAAGATCGCCTGATAGTATTCATTTCGAAACTATTGGCATGATTGCCGGCATTTGCGGAAGTAATGATAAAGATGAAACGTACACTTTTACAGATGAAAATCCACTGACCAATCAGCACAACTTTTACCGGTTGGTTTTGGGTCAATTAGGAGTTACGGATCACATCAAAGTTTTCTACGTGAATTATGGCAATAGCCTGTTGATATTTCCGAATCCGGTTACTCTAAGCTCAATGTGTTATTTTGAGAATGATAATAATGAACTCGCTGAGCTTCGCATTTTTAATGTATACGGCATATTGGAATCTTCCATTGTCACTCGTGATGCTGCTGTTAGTCTCCAATCAAATGATCTTTCTGCAGGAACTTATATAATAACATTAACGCAGGATGGAATAATCCGCCATTCGCGGAAGTTTATAGTTCAATAATTTGCAAGTTCAATTTTCTGAAATGCAATATTACCTGCCTAGAAATGATCTGATTGCGCACGTTCAATCAATCCCACGCTCCACGCCTCTGCTTTTTCTGAAAACAAAAGTTTAGATCTTGTCCACGTAGATTTAAAGAAGTCAGAGAAGCGATAATGATCGAGGAAATGTTCATCCTCCCAGGTGCTGTAGGTGAAGAAAATATGAGGAGCATGTAAATCCTGCAACAATTCTACATGGTGACAGCCATCAAAAGAAGCAATGGTTTGCTTTACATCTTTGAATATTTCCAGGAATGCATCAATCTTATCGGGCTGAAGGGTAATCTTAACCAATCGGGTAATCATGCTGAATGTGTTTTGAAAATCGTGAAACGAAGTTAGCTACAAACGCCGCAAAAATTTAAAATCGGATGTTAATTTTCATCTACTGAAAATCACTTCGAATATTCGGTATCTTTGGGCAATTGTTTTGTGTCGCTTAGCAGGAAGAAATAGTCAACGGTAGCTTCTTAAAAGCAGCAGGTTTCATCAAGACTGAAAAGCGACTCCATCAGGAAATTAAAACTCTCATTTTAACCCTTTACAATAACTAACATGGCATTAGAAATCATCGGAAAATTAGTACAGATACTTCCCGAACAAACCGGCTCGGGACAAAACGGCCCCTGGACCAAACAAAATTTTGTGATTGAAACACAGGAGCAATTTCCCAAGAAAGTCTGCATCGTTTGCTGGAATGATAAAGTGGAAGCTTTGAAGCAATTAAAAACCGGCGATGAATTAAAGGTGGCCATCAATATCGAATCGCGCGAATACAACGGCAAGTGGTACACCGATGTGAAAGCATGGAAGGTAGAACCGGTAACAGGTGGAAGCGGAAAAAATTCATCTGGTGATTATCCGCCCGATCGCGAAGCAAATTATAGCCAGGCACCTCCGGAGATGAAGGATGACTTGCCGTTTTGAGTTTGTAGTTTTATGAAAGTAAAAGATCGCGTTGTTCGTTTTCTCCGGAAAGCTCAGGGTACGTCGCGAATGAGCAATTTATCCCGCTGCAACAACTGATTGCTGAAGCACTCTTTCATAAAAAGATTCATACAGCGGCAGAATTTTTTCAAGATCATATTTCTTTGCATGTTCCAGCGCCTGCATTTTGAATCGATTGTGCATTGCATCATCTGACAAAATAGTTACTGCGTTTTTTGCCATGTCTTCAATATCACCTACATTGCTCATAAATCCCGTAACACCCTGCACCATAATTTCGGGAATACCACCGCCGTTGGTGGCAATCACAGGT
The genomic region above belongs to Chitinophagaceae bacterium and contains:
- a CDS encoding RNA polymerase sigma factor, giving the protein MRDNQTDLELIDEVLSGTAAAFSELVSRHQRYVFSLALRFTKSREDAEEIAQDCFVKAYRSLAAFQRTSKFTTWLYGIVYHTSMTFLRKKKLEVSSIDDETTYLQVEDTASDMKANLVEEKSRSEYLEKAIDMLLPDDAVIITLFYKGEQSLEEIATATGYEANTVKVKLHRARQRLRGKLELILKHEVKDLVR
- a CDS encoding DUF3127 domain-containing protein is translated as MALEIIGKLVQILPEQTGSGQNGPWTKQNFVIETQEQFPKKVCIVCWNDKVEALKQLKTGDELKVAINIESREYNGKWYTDVKAWKVEPVTGGSGKNSSGDYPPDREANYSQAPPEMKDDLPF
- a CDS encoding antibiotic biosynthesis monooxygenase, with amino-acid sequence MITRLVKITLQPDKIDAFLEIFKDVKQTIASFDGCHHVELLQDLHAPHIFFTYSTWEDEHFLDHYRFSDFFKSTWTRSKLLFSEKAEAWSVGLIERAQSDHF
- a CDS encoding T9SS type A sorting domain-containing protein; translation: MKNWFFALLTFLIVQNTCAQTTVLTQFTGIQQDATIQLSFTIKGGNTCLGTEIQRSPDSIHFETIGMIAGICGSNDKDETYTFTDENPLTNQHNFYRLVLGQLGVTDHIKVFYVNYGNSLLIFPNPVTLSSMCYFENDNNELAELRIFNVYGILESSIVTRDAAVSLQSNDLSAGTYIITLTQDGIIRHSRKFIVQ